From the genome of Ectobacillus sp. JY-23, one region includes:
- a CDS encoding Lrp/AsnC family transcriptional regulator: MNAKELELLECLEKNSRLPIDVLAKMLDTSAEDVQHMMRKLEQEQVIVDYVTLVDWTKVKEQEGLTAMIDVKVTPKRGVGFDEIAEKIYRHPEVKSVYLMSGAYDLSIVIEGKTMSEVASFVAQKLSTLDSVVSTTTHFILKKYKHDGVIYNNHDDDKRIVVTP; the protein is encoded by the coding sequence ATGAACGCAAAAGAGTTAGAGCTACTGGAGTGTTTAGAAAAAAATAGTCGTTTACCTATTGATGTATTAGCGAAAATGCTGGACACGAGTGCGGAAGATGTACAGCATATGATGAGAAAATTAGAACAGGAGCAAGTCATTGTAGATTATGTCACACTGGTTGACTGGACAAAGGTAAAGGAGCAGGAAGGACTAACCGCAATGATTGATGTAAAAGTGACACCAAAGCGCGGGGTAGGGTTTGATGAAATTGCCGAAAAAATTTATCGCCATCCGGAAGTCAAATCTGTGTATTTAATGTCAGGTGCGTATGACTTATCTATTGTAATTGAGGGAAAAACGATGTCTGAAGTAGCCTCCTTTGTGGCGCAAAAATTATCAACATTAGACTCTGTTGTATCTACCACCACACATTTTATCTTAAAAAAATATAAGCATGACGGCGTTATTTATAATAATCATGATGATGATAAACGAATTGTGGTGACACCATGA
- a CDS encoding kinase-associated lipoprotein B translates to MEVGTIVKGFYKTGTYIGEITAVRPQHYLVKVLAVVKHPTQGDLHSIKQVDVPLFHERRALAYREQTNIPLHMVKPYEGEVPDYKESLRLALEQQMVELQEENSPWAKRCLENLAVLQKEYKL, encoded by the coding sequence GTGGAAGTTGGTACAATAGTAAAGGGTTTTTACAAAACTGGTACATATATTGGGGAAATTACTGCGGTGCGTCCGCAGCACTATCTTGTAAAAGTGCTTGCAGTTGTAAAGCACCCTACCCAAGGTGATTTACATAGTATAAAGCAAGTTGATGTACCACTGTTTCACGAGCGTCGTGCTTTAGCATACAGAGAACAAACAAATATTCCCCTTCACATGGTCAAACCATATGAAGGAGAAGTCCCTGATTATAAAGAATCATTACGCCTTGCGCTGGAGCAGCAAATGGTCGAGCTACAAGAAGAAAATTCTCCTTGGGCAAAGCGCTGCCTGGAAAACTTAGCTGTCCTACAAAAGGAGTACAAGTTATAA
- the kapD gene encoding 3'-5' exonuclease KapD: MEGTRLLFLDFEFTMPESKRKPHGFYPEIIEVGAVFVQEDVQDTFSSYVRPMRFPLLTERCKSFLNVSQEDIDGGISFLELMVALRQYEGATLITWGNMDVRVLQQNCAAAGIVCPFQTHRDLSLEYKHFFGDRNQTGLWKAIESYGKKGTGKHHRALDDALTTYNIFKLVEKDKQYLVKPAPPTIGDRVDFSKLLKRVSTN; encoded by the coding sequence ATGGAGGGAACTCGACTATTATTTCTGGATTTCGAGTTTACCATGCCGGAAAGCAAGCGAAAGCCGCATGGATTTTATCCAGAAATTATTGAAGTTGGCGCAGTGTTTGTACAAGAAGATGTGCAGGATACATTTTCGTCATATGTAAGACCCATGCGTTTTCCTCTTTTAACAGAACGCTGTAAAAGTTTTCTGAATGTGTCGCAGGAAGATATTGATGGCGGTATTTCATTTTTAGAATTGATGGTGGCACTGCGCCAATATGAAGGTGCAACGCTTATTACATGGGGAAATATGGATGTACGTGTATTGCAGCAAAACTGTGCAGCCGCAGGCATTGTATGCCCATTTCAAACCCATCGAGACTTGTCATTAGAATACAAGCATTTTTTCGGCGATCGAAATCAGACAGGACTTTGGAAAGCGATTGAATCGTATGGTAAAAAAGGAACAGGCAAACATCACCGGGCGCTAGACGATGCATTAACCACATACAATATTTTTAAGTTGGTAGAAAAGGATAAGCAATATTTAGTAAAGCCGGCACCACCTACAATTGGAGACCGAGTAGACTTTAGCAAGCTACTGAAGCGTGTAAGCACAAACTAA
- a CDS encoding DUF1871 family protein: protein MDSAYVKMVQHVKEWDPFRFGPDFYETEASDVVQVVSEFDDPDYIAAKIQHIYFMSFEEVLDIKKCKELAKQLLAMKETDRCQF, encoded by the coding sequence ATGGACAGCGCATATGTAAAGATGGTCCAGCATGTAAAAGAGTGGGATCCGTTTCGGTTTGGTCCGGATTTTTACGAAACAGAAGCGAGCGATGTGGTGCAAGTCGTGAGTGAATTTGATGATCCAGATTATATTGCTGCAAAGATTCAACATATTTATTTTATGTCATTTGAAGAAGTGCTCGATATTAAAAAATGCAAGGAGCTTGCAAAACAATTGCTTGCGATGAAGGAAACAGACCGCTGTCAATTTTAA
- a CDS encoding superoxide dismutase family protein yields MWKQFVVGVFLVVTAACSQGNPKEVEVKLHNAAGDEVGTATMLEQPGGVKIQVKAKGFEPGPHGFHVHAVGECTPPTFASAGNHFNPDEKEHGLLNAKGAENGDLPNLMANEQGEIKAEVMAPNISFKEGKKTMYRKSGTALIITENADDGMTQPTGNSGKRLACGVITKKVKGYKE; encoded by the coding sequence ATGTGGAAACAGTTTGTTGTAGGTGTGTTTCTTGTAGTGACAGCAGCATGTAGTCAGGGGAATCCGAAGGAGGTAGAGGTTAAGCTTCATAATGCGGCGGGAGATGAGGTAGGGACGGCTACGATGTTAGAGCAACCTGGTGGCGTGAAAATCCAGGTGAAGGCCAAAGGGTTTGAGCCGGGACCGCATGGCTTTCATGTTCATGCGGTAGGAGAGTGTACCCCCCCAACTTTTGCCTCAGCCGGTAACCATTTTAATCCGGATGAAAAAGAGCACGGCTTGCTGAACGCAAAGGGTGCTGAAAACGGTGATCTCCCCAATTTGATGGCGAACGAACAGGGAGAAATTAAGGCTGAAGTTATGGCACCTAATATTTCTTTTAAAGAGGGTAAAAAAACGATGTATCGAAAAAGTGGTACAGCACTTATTATTACAGAAAATGCCGATGATGGTATGACGCAGCCTACAGGAAATTCAGGAAAGCGTCTGGCATGTGGTGTAATTACCAAAAAAGTGAAGGGATACAAAGAGTAA
- a CDS encoding D-glycerate dehydrogenase, with protein sequence MKPHIYISEAIPKKVEEYLAQHCTYEKWRGPGKISREELLQRIGDKDGLLNFGAKIDDELLRAAPRLRAVSNISVGYDNFDLAAMKNRGIIGTNTPYVLDETVADLIFGLMLTAARRICELDTYVKAGYWQKEIGKEHFGLDVHGATLGIIGMGRIGEAVAKRARFGFNMNILYHNRSRKPETERIFDARYGSLDEVLTQSDFIVLMTPLTEATYHLIGTREFQLMKSSAVFINASRGQTVDEAALIAALQNGEIYAAGIDTFEQEPTPADNPLLRLANVVTLPHIGSATLKTRRKMAMTAAENLVAALSGETPPYLVNELR encoded by the coding sequence ATGAAACCACATATTTACATATCAGAGGCGATACCGAAGAAGGTTGAGGAATATCTTGCCCAGCACTGTACCTACGAAAAGTGGAGAGGACCAGGAAAAATCTCTCGCGAAGAACTATTACAGCGTATTGGTGACAAAGACGGATTGCTGAATTTCGGTGCCAAAATTGACGATGAACTACTTCGTGCAGCACCACGACTACGTGCTGTTAGCAACATTTCTGTCGGCTACGATAACTTCGATCTGGCGGCTATGAAGAATCGAGGAATTATTGGTACCAACACTCCTTATGTTCTGGATGAAACGGTGGCTGACTTAATTTTCGGTCTCATGTTAACCGCAGCCCGCCGTATTTGCGAGCTTGATACCTATGTAAAAGCCGGTTATTGGCAAAAAGAAATTGGAAAAGAGCATTTCGGTCTGGATGTACACGGTGCTACACTAGGAATCATTGGCATGGGACGAATTGGAGAAGCTGTTGCGAAACGGGCACGATTTGGTTTTAATATGAATATTCTTTACCACAATCGTTCACGAAAACCGGAGACTGAACGTATATTTGACGCGCGCTACGGCTCATTAGATGAAGTGTTAACACAATCCGATTTTATTGTATTAATGACACCCCTAACAGAAGCTACCTATCACCTCATTGGGACGCGCGAATTTCAGCTAATGAAATCATCGGCTGTGTTCATTAATGCTTCACGTGGGCAAACCGTTGATGAAGCAGCATTGATTGCAGCGCTGCAAAACGGAGAAATCTACGCTGCTGGTATTGATACATTTGAACAAGAGCCTACACCTGCTGATAACCCACTGCTACGTTTGGCAAATGTAGTCACATTGCCCCATATCGGTTCAGCTACACTTAAAACAAGACGCAAAATGGCTATGACCGCAGCGGAAAATTTAGTTGCGGCGCTATCAGGTGAAACCCCACCTTATCTCGTAAATGAATTACGTTAA
- a CDS encoding alpha/beta hydrolase: MKTTDIPSHFTFSIHNITVHYELYNYNPGAEQPTYVLIHGFLSSTFSYRRLIPLLAQKGTVIALDLPPFGKSEKSTRFTYSYRNLANLVIQLIEHLQLKKVILVGHSMGGQISLYVSRLREDLVDKTVLLCSSSYLTKANPSLIYSSYLPFFYLYVKNWLVRKGVLHNLLNVVHDAALIDEEMMAGYAAPFYDDRIFQALTRMIRDREGDLPSLELKQIKTPSLLIWGEEDRVVPIDVGRRLHQDLENSRFISYKKTGHLLPEEKPFDVYENIMEFASI, translated from the coding sequence ATGAAAACAACAGACATTCCTTCTCACTTCACCTTCTCCATTCACAACATTACCGTTCATTACGAGCTGTACAATTACAATCCTGGCGCAGAGCAGCCAACATATGTATTGATTCATGGCTTTCTTTCTTCTACCTTTAGCTACCGACGACTCATTCCCTTATTAGCACAAAAAGGGACTGTCATTGCACTTGATTTGCCGCCGTTCGGTAAAAGCGAAAAGTCAACGCGCTTTACGTATTCATATCGCAACTTGGCTAACCTTGTCATTCAATTGATTGAGCATCTTCAGCTGAAAAAGGTGATTCTTGTTGGTCACTCCATGGGTGGACAAATTTCTTTATATGTAAGCCGCTTGCGAGAAGATTTAGTTGATAAAACCGTTCTCCTTTGCAGTTCAAGCTACTTGACTAAAGCTAACCCATCTCTGATTTACTCTTCCTATTTACCGTTCTTTTATTTGTATGTAAAAAACTGGTTGGTTCGCAAAGGCGTACTGCATAATTTATTGAATGTTGTACATGATGCAGCACTAATTGATGAGGAAATGATGGCAGGATATGCAGCCCCTTTTTATGACGATCGTATTTTTCAAGCACTTACGCGGATGATTCGCGATCGGGAAGGTGATTTGCCTTCACTAGAGCTTAAGCAGATAAAAACACCCTCTCTGTTAATTTGGGGAGAAGAGGATCGCGTTGTCCCTATTGATGTTGGACGACGACTTCATCAGGACTTGGAAAACTCGCGGTTTATTTCATACAAAAAGACAGGACACCTCCTGCCTGAAGAAAAACCGTTTGACGTATACGAAAATATTATGGAATTTGCGAGCATATGA
- a CDS encoding aminotransferase → MNFTLSHTAQNLQPSGIRKFFDLASGMEGVISLGVGEPDFVTAWQVREACIRSLEEGYTAYTANAGLPVLRRETAKYLQRRFDVTYNPDTQVLITVGASQALDVALRTIINPGDEVIIVEPSFVSYAPLVVLAGGVPVPISTKPENGFKLQSEELEAAITIRTKAMILCSPNNPTGTVLSKEEQERIAAVVKRYNLIVLSDEIYAELVYDEPYTSFAAIEGMYEHTILISGFSKGFAMTGWRLGIVAAPEFFLTPMLKIHQYTLMCAPTMSQFAAVEALRSGERDVKEMKKSYRQRRNFITGSFNEMGLSCHIPGGAFYAFPSITTTGLSSEQFAEQLLLEEKVAVVPGSVFGESGEGFIRCSYATSMEQLIEAMNRIARFVQKKDKTQRALSKKGGEY, encoded by the coding sequence ATGAATTTTACACTATCACATACTGCACAAAATTTGCAGCCGTCCGGCATTCGTAAGTTTTTTGATCTGGCATCTGGTATGGAGGGGGTAATTTCTCTTGGTGTGGGCGAACCGGATTTTGTTACGGCATGGCAGGTTCGTGAAGCTTGCATTCGTTCTTTAGAAGAAGGCTATACAGCTTATACAGCCAACGCAGGATTGCCGGTCTTACGCCGTGAAACCGCTAAATACTTACAGCGTCGATTTGATGTAACCTACAATCCTGATACACAAGTGTTAATCACAGTTGGTGCAAGCCAAGCGCTCGATGTCGCACTCCGCACCATTATAAATCCCGGCGACGAGGTTATTATCGTTGAACCAAGTTTTGTATCCTATGCGCCGCTTGTTGTGCTAGCGGGCGGGGTACCTGTTCCAATTTCGACCAAGCCGGAAAATGGGTTTAAGCTGCAATCGGAAGAGTTAGAGGCTGCGATTACAATACGAACAAAAGCAATGATTTTATGCTCGCCAAATAATCCAACAGGAACGGTGTTAAGTAAAGAAGAACAAGAGCGTATTGCCGCTGTTGTAAAAAGGTATAACTTGATTGTTTTATCCGACGAAATTTACGCGGAGCTTGTGTATGACGAGCCTTATACAAGTTTTGCTGCCATTGAAGGAATGTATGAGCACACAATTTTAATTTCAGGTTTTTCTAAAGGCTTCGCAATGACAGGGTGGCGCTTAGGTATTGTAGCTGCACCTGAATTTTTCTTAACACCAATGCTGAAAATTCATCAATATACACTGATGTGTGCTCCGACAATGTCACAATTCGCAGCGGTTGAAGCACTCCGCAGCGGTGAACGTGATGTCAAGGAAATGAAAAAAAGCTACAGACAACGGCGTAATTTCATTACAGGGTCATTCAATGAAATGGGATTATCCTGTCATATACCAGGAGGCGCCTTTTATGCATTTCCATCCATCACGACAACTGGCTTGTCTTCTGAACAATTCGCGGAGCAGTTGCTGCTAGAAGAAAAGGTTGCCGTTGTGCCGGGCTCTGTATTTGGAGAAAGCGGGGAAGGGTTTATTCGTTGTTCTTATGCAACGTCCATGGAGCAGCTGATAGAGGCAATGAACCGTATCGCGCGTTTTGTACAAAAAAAAGACAAAACGCAACGCGCTTTGTCTAAAAAAGGGGGGGAATACTAG